CTAACTCCTCTATGGCGGATTCGGTGATTTTATTTGTAGTCATCCTTGTCCTCCTTAATACGCCTTACCTCTTTGTCAAAATCGGAAATGTAATTTGTATCCTGAATTTTCTTGAATGTTTCGTATTCTTTGCTTGCCAGAGCCAGAGCAACTTCATGACTGATCTGTCCGGCATTGGTGAGTATTTCGTATTCACTGAACTTCAGGAAGGCGTTCAGTTTTTCAGTCCAGTCTTTCATGGACATTGGCTTATTACGAACCGCCTGTAATTCCGCATAGTCAAGATACATGGTGACTATACGGTTCAAATGATCAAGTTCAGTTTTGTCAAGATAGTTTTTTGCTATGGCAACATCACCTGGCATGATTTTACCGTCAGGTCCTTTTCGCCACGATGTCAATCCCATATTTGGCTTGTCGCTCCTGGCTCGTTCGGTTACAATTTCCGCGGCGGTCTGTCCGGTAATGGCAAAGTGCAGTTTATTCTGTACCGTTGCAAAGAACTGTTTCGTATCCTCTGCTTTTGGCGAATAGTCAATGGAAGTTGCATAAATATCAGTAATTTTCTGATACAACATCCGCTCACTGGAACGGATATCCCGGATTTCTTCGAGTA
The sequence above is drawn from the Methanosarcinales archaeon genome and encodes:
- a CDS encoding virulence RhuM family protein produces the protein LEEIRDIRSSERMLYQKITDIYATSIDYSPKAEDTKQFFATVQNKLHFAITGQTAAEIVTERARSDKPNMGLTSWRKGPDGKIMPGDVAIAKNYLDKTELDHLNRIVTMYLDYAELQAVRNKPMSMKDWTEKLNAFLKFSEYEILTNAGQISHEVALALASKEYETFKKIQDTNYISDFDKEVRRIKEDKDDYK